In a single window of the Papaver somniferum cultivar HN1 chromosome 8, ASM357369v1, whole genome shotgun sequence genome:
- the LOC113304132 gene encoding uncharacterized protein LOC113304132, whose protein sequence is MVRPRRTPVRTAAEINRDAITELQAQMASITTALQTLRVQQPAPAVREHVAHVNSTRDDVDDEENPFADDVNPFAPLHTNRTLAPDNVPNAAAHIHWESGFKTEIPEFHGNSSAEELLDWIVTVEEILEFKRVPMDQCVPVLTMRFRGRAAAWWTQLKTTRARIGKPKIMSWDKLSSKLKKTFFPYNYDQLMFQRLHTIRQGNRSVADYSTEFFLLLNRVDIQDSERQLVARFTAGLRQQIQHTINLFHPSTLSEAHQQALTIEAQTKLSFSSWSTVRSSRPNQTPTATDDAISVKADTPIVPALDTRQTRPNSIRCFSCGDLGHRQSSCPTRNKRGLLLDTAGNDVEVIYDEETTEPQDEVEVLKADSGPALMLRRVCLAPRGTDINPQRHNLFHSKCTIGGKVCNFIIDSGSSENVIAEEVVTKLQLSTELHPNPYKLAWLDRNTDVLITRRALISFSVGDSYKDQIHCDIAPMDACHLLLGRPWLSDLRVQHDGYRNTYSFRYNNRNFTLQPSLPEKQHTPSAPVLFLQQKSFEETLREERYVLILINSVVRKSLPSPPEHFQRLLQEFQDSSLSYESE, encoded by the exons ATGGTGAGACCTCGTCGAACACCAGTTCGTACTGCAGCAGAAATCAATCGTGACGCCATTACTGAGCTACAAGCCCAGATGGCTTCCATCACAACTGCCCTCCAAACCCTTCGGGTTCAACAACCAGCACCAGCCGTACGCGAGCATGTTGCTCACGTTAACAGTACCAGAGACGATGTTGATGACGAAGAAAACCCGTTTGCAGACGACGTTAATCCCTTTGCTCCTCTACACACCAACCGTACTCTAGCACCAGATAACGTACCAAACGCAGCAGCTCATATTCATTGGGAATCGGGTTTCAAAACCGAGATACCAGAGTTTCATGGAAATTCTTCAGCTGAAGAACTGCTCGATTGGATAGTCACGGTAGAAGAAATCCTAGAATTCAAACGAGTTccaatggatcaatgtgttcctgtCTTAACAATGCGTTTTCGTGGCAGAGCAGCTGCCTGGTGGACACAATTGAAGACAACTCGTGCACGTATTGGAAAGCCAAAGATTATGTCATGGGATAAACTTTCATcaaaacttaagaaaacattcTTTCCTTACAATTATGACCAGCTAATGTTTCAGCGTCTCCATACCATCCGTCAGGGAAATCGATCTGTGGCTGACTACTCTACTgaattttttttacttctcaATCGAGTTGATATACAAGACTCTGAGCGTCAACTGGTGGCACGGTTTACAGCAGGATTACGACAACAGATCCAACACACAATCAATCTCTTCCATCCATCAACACTGTCAGAAGCACATCAGCAAGCTTTGACTATTGAGGCGCAAACTAAATTATCCTTCTCATCATGGTCTACTGTTCGTTCTTCTCGACCAAATCAGACTCCGACTGCGACAGATGACGCTATATCTGTCAAAGCAGACACACCCATTGTTCCAGCTCTTGACACTCGACAAACTCGACCAAACTCAATTCGTTGCTTTTCTTGTGGAGATTTAGGTCATCGACAGTCTTCCTGCCCCACTAGAAACAAAAGAGGCCTCCTCCTTGACACTGCTGGTAATGACGTTGAAGTAATTTACGATGAGGAAACTACAGAGCCACAGGATGAAGTAGAGGTTCTTAAAGCAGATAGCGGACCAGCATTAATGTTGCGACGTGTGTGTTTAGCTCCGCGTGGAACAGATATCAACCCTCAACGACATAATCTTTTTCACtcaaagtgtactattggaggcaAGGTGTGTAACTTCATAATTGATTCTGGTAGTAGTGAAAACGTCATTGCTGAGGAGGTTGTAaccaaacttcaattatcaacagAACTACATCCTAACCCCTACAAGTTGGCATGGTTGGATCGGAATACTGATGTACTCATAACTCGACGAGCATTGATTTCTTTTTCGGTGGGAGATTCGTATAAGGATCAAATTCATTGTGATATTGCTCCAATGGATGCTTGCCATCTACTTTTAGGACGTCCTTGGTTATCTGATCTTCGAGTACAACATGATGGCTATCGTAATACCTACAGTTTTCGTTACAATAATCGCAATTTCACTCTACAACCTTCTTTGCCCGAGAAACAACATACACCATCAGCTCCAGTCCTTTTCTTGCAGCAAAAATCTTTTGAAGAAACACTTCGCGAAGAAAGATATGTTCTAATATTGATCAATTCGGTTGTCAGAAAGTCTTTGCCGTCACctccagaacattttcaaagactATTGCAAGAGTTTCAGGAT AGCTCATTATCGTATGAGTCCGAGTGA
- the LOC113304133 gene encoding uncharacterized protein LOC113304133 gives MEKAFDNVKWNALLCILNKHGFGEKWIDRLHFTSSNISVLVNGSSSEKFSPTNGSRQGDSLSPFLFLLVVEVLSKMLEDAVQRRQIHGFVVAENGIHISHLQFADDTLISLNAEKVEVRRLLLILSTFEMLTGIKLILDKSSMISVGADVNTEELVLELGCKAEAMPIKYLGLHLGVTTRSLSIWDDVIQRMKNVEMKLTRIMRNFLCDSAEDRRKMCRVSWKKILYPATYKVCKDKNASISEMICNGRLHCNTKRSMSDVEQVEWNLLCNELGPVPEFVDEEDGISYEDAFTVKRCYERQLETDGEHRFQKYLWKKQVPSKVSFLLWAYMHDSVPTLTMLQHRGNNVASVRCHFCQEEDEDSDHLFCRLGGRSIDVWEKIHYIIFWILWKERCGRSFGARHKTADKLILLIKQNAVLWLHEKST, from the exons ATGGAAAAGGCGTTTGATAATGTTAAGTGGAATGCATTGTTGTGTATCTTAAATAAACATGGTTTTGGGGAAAAGTGGATTGATCGGCTACATTTCACTTCTTCTAATATTTCTGTGTTGGTTAATGGGAGTTCTAGTGAAAAGTTTTCTCCTACAAATGGGTCGAGACAGGGAGATTCATtgtctccttttctttttcttttggttgtGGAAGTGTTGTCAAAAATGTTGGAAGATGCAGTTCAGAGAAGACAAATTCATGGGTTTGTGGTTGCAGAGAATGGTATTCATATTTCTCAtctgcaatttgcagatgacacTCTTATTTCTCTCAATGCAGAGAAAGTGGAGGTGAGAAGACTTTTACTTATTCTTTCTACTTTTGAAATGTTAACTGGAATAAAATTGATTTTGGATAAAAGTTCAATGATAAGTGTTGGTGCTGATGTAAACACTGAGGAGCTGGTTTTGGAGTTAGGTTGTAAAGCTGAGGCTATGCCAATTAAATATCTGGGTCTTCATTTGGGTGTGACAACAAGAAGTTTGTCTATATGGGATGATGTTATTCAGAGAATGAAGA ATGTGGAGATGAAGCTTACTAGAATTATGAGAAATTTTCTTTGTGATTCAGCTGAAGATAGAAGGAAGATGTGTCGGGTCTCATGGAAGAAAATTTT ATATCCAGCAACATATAAAGTTTGTAAGGACAAAAATGCTTCAATTTCTGAGATGATTTGTAATGGTAGACTGCATTGTAATACTAAAAGAAGTATGTCAGATGTTGAGCAGGTGGAATGGAACCTACTGTGTAATGAATTAGGACCAGTACCTGAGTTTGTTGATGAGGAAGATGGCATTTCTTATGAAGATGCTTTTACTGTAAAGAGATGTTATGAAAGGCAGCTGGAGACTGATGGTGAACATAGGTTTCAGAAATATCTTTGGAAGAAGCAAGTGCCATCTAAGGTGAGTTTTCTTCTGTGGGCTTATATGCATGATTCTGTTCCTACCCTTACTATGCTTCAACACAGAGGAAACAATGTTGCTTCTGTCAGATGCCATTTTTGTCAGGAGGAGGATGAAGATTCAGATCATCTTTTT TGTAGATTGGGAGGGAGAAGTATAGATGTTTGGGAGAAGATTCACTATATCATTTTTTGGATTCTTTGGAAAGAACGTTGTGGCAGGTCTTTTGGAGCGAGACATAAGACTGCGGATAAACTGATCTTGCTTATAAAGCAAAATGCTGTGTTGTGGCTTCATGAAAAGTCTACATAG
- the LOC113304807 gene encoding cytochrome P450 71A1-like: protein MLHPISLSILTILFFSAIFILLSKVKKRFDDHGSKLNLPPSPPKMPIIGNIHQLGPMLHQSFYNLSRKYGPLILLHLGQKPILVVSSAEMATQICKTNDVIFSNRFSTKASKVIFCGGNDIAIAPYGDYWRKVRKFCVLELLSHKRIQSFQFVREEEVNRVMERINCVAREPGET from the exons ATGTTGCACCCAATCTCACTCTCAATCTTAACaattctcttcttctctgctatTTTCATTCTGTTAAGTAAGGTTAAGAAGAGATTTGATGATCATGGGTCCAAGCTCAATCTACCTCCTTCTCCACCAAAGATGCCAATCATCGGAAATATTCATCAATTAGGTCCAATGCTTCACCAATCTTTTTACAATCTATCCAGAAAGTATGGTCCATTAATTCTCTTACACTTAGGCCAAAAACCCATACTTGTAGTTTCATCAGCAGAGATGGCAACTCAAATTTGTAAGACAAATGATGTAATTTTCTCAAATAGGTTCAGTACAAAAGCTTCTAAAGTTATCTTCTGTGGTGGAAATGATATAGCTATAGCTCCATATGGTGATTACTGGAGGAAAGTCAGAAAATTCTGTGTTCTTGAATTGCTGAGCCACAAAAGGATTCAATCGTTTCAGTTTgtaagagaagaagaagttaatAGAGTCATGGAGAGGATAAATTGTGTAGCTAGAGAGCCAG GGGAGACTTGA
- the LOC113304134 gene encoding cytochrome P450 71A1-like translates to MFVGGSDTTATAVEWSMAELIQNPRLMKKAQEEESLRLHPPLPFLIGEFPLPLLKLEIDIPTNTGFFINAWAIQRDPKLWDKPEEFCPERFRNNPLILKFNWELPGGANSEELDMTEEGCKTLVLGVVGRSASARSLANRSLAFQMCVLYCNVPEVGSSVG, encoded by the exons ATGTTTGTTGGTGGGAGTGATACCACTGCGACAGCCGTTGAGTGGTCTATGGCCGAGCTTATACAGAATCCAAGGCTGATGAAGAAAGCACAAGAAGAG GAAAGTTTACGGCTACATCCGCCTTTACCGTTTTTGATTGGAGAGTTTCCACTGCCGCTGCTAAAATTGGAGATTGATATCCCAACAAATACTGGGTTTTTCATTAACGCCTGGGCAATTCAAAGAGACCCCAAGTTGTGGGATAAGCCAGAGGAGTTCTGTCCTGAGAGATTTAGAAACAACCCGTTGATTTTAAAG TTCAATTGGGAATTGCCTGGAGGTGCTAACAGTGAGGAATTAGACATGACTGAAG AGGGATGTAAAACATTGGTGCTTGGGGTTGTTGGGAGATCTGCAAGTGCGAGGTCTTTGGCTAATAGGAGTTTGGCTTTTCAAATGTGTGTGCTGTACTGTAATGTACCTGAG GTAGGATCTAGTGTGGGTTAA